From a single Bufo bufo chromosome 9, aBufBuf1.1, whole genome shotgun sequence genomic region:
- the ARL6IP5 gene encoding PRA1 family protein 3 — protein sequence MNMDVQVAPLRPWGDFFPGFDRFGRPDFKDISKWNNRVVSNLLYYQTNYLALAAAVICLVGFLSPLNMLLGATVVTLVFMAFVWTSHNKDFVRKFKKQYPTLFVMSIMLSSYFLISIFGGVMVFVFGITFPLLLMFIHASLRLRNIKNKLENKSEAIGLKKTPMGVVLDALEQQEENFSKIADFISKVKE from the exons ATGAACATGGACGTGCAGGTAGCGCCGCTGCGGCCCTGGGGTGATTTCTTCCCGGGCTTTGACCGCTTCGGACGACCGGACTTTAAAGACATCTCCAAATGGAATAATAGAGTGGTGAGCAACCTGCTGTATTACCAGACCAACTACCTGGCCCTGGCCGCGGCCGTCATCTGCCTGGTGGG GTTTTTAAGTCCTTTAAACATGCTCCTCGGAGCCACGGTGGTCACCCTGGTCTTCATGGCATTCGTGTGGACATCACACAATAAGGATTTTGTCCGGAAGTTTAAGAAGCAGTATCCCACGCTCTTCGTCATGTCCATCATGCTGTCCAGCTACTTTCTCATCTCCATTTTTGGAGGAGTCATGGTCTTTGTGTTTGGGATAACGTTCCCTCTTCTCt TAATGTTCATCCACGCGTCTCTGAGGCTCCGCAACATAAAGAACAAGCTGGAGAACAAGAGCGAAGCCATCGGCTTGAAGAAGACTCCAATGGGGGTTGTACTCGATGCCCTGGAACAACAGGAGgaaaatttttcgaaaatagctGACTTCATAAGTAAAGTGAAGGAATAA